CGATTCTTCTCCATTAGTCATTCGTTGGAAATTAGTAATTGGCAATTGGTCATTCCTATGCCCCCATTCTCCTTGACTTTTCTGCGCCTGGCGCTACCTTTTAGATTGATGCTAGCGGCTCCGACGTCGCCGACACCGGAACACAACCAGCTCTACCGCCTGCCAGCGTCTGTGATTGTCGTCCGCACAAGTTTCAAGGAGACCACGACATGAAATCTGACCTGTTAGCGAAGACCGACCCGGAAGTGTTCGAAGCAATCAGCAAGGAGACGAGCCGGGAACACAACAACCTCGAACTCATCGCCTCTGAGAACTTCTGTTCCGAGGCCGTGCTTGCCGCGCTGGGCTCGGTCCTGACCAACAAGTACGCCGAAGGCTATCCGGGCAAGCGTTACTACGGCGGGTGCAAGTGGGTTGACGTTGCCGAGAACCTGGCCATCGCGCGCGTCAAGCAGCTCTTCGGCTGCGACCACGCGAACGTCCAGCCCCACTCCGGCACGTCGGCCAACATCGCCGCGTACCTGACCCTGGCCAAGCCGGGCGACACCATCCTCGGCTTGAACCTGAGCCACGGAGGCCACCTTTCACACGGACACCCCCTCAATTTCTCCGGCCGCTATTTCAAGGTTGTGCCGTATATGGTCGACAAACAGACCGAGACGCTCGACTATGCCGCCATCCGCGCCCTTGCGCTGGAACACAAACCGCGGGTCATCGTGTCCGGCGCCTCCGCCTACCCGCGCACGATTGACTTCGGTAAGTTCCAGGAGATTGCGGACGAGGTCGGCGCGGCCCAGCTTGCCGACATCGCTCACATCGCGGGCCTCGTGGTTACCGGTCTCCACCCCTCGCCTGTCCCCTACGCCGACATTGTCTCCACGACCACCCACAAGACCCTGCGCGGCCCGCGCGGCGCCATCGTGATGTGCAAGGAGAAGTATGCTGAGGACCTTGACAAGATGGTCTTCCCCGGCACCCAGGGCGGTCCGCTCGAGCACTGCATCGCGGCCAAAGCGGTCGCGTTCAAGGAAGCCCTGTCCGACGATTTCAAGGCCTATCAGAAGCAGGTACTCGCCAATGCCAAGGCCCTGGCCGAGGCGATGACCGCGTGCGGGTTCCGCATCGTCTCCGGCGGCACCGACAATCACCTGATGATGGTCGACCTCCGGCCCAAGCAGATAACCGGCCGCGACGCCGAGCGGGTGCTCGGCAAGGTCCGCGTCACCGTCAATCGGAACACGATTCCGTATGACCCGGAGAAGCCGTTCATCGCGTCCGGCATCCGTCTGGGCACGCCCGCACTGACAACCCGCGGCATGAAGGAACCGGAGATGAAGACCATCGCCGGCATCATCGACCGTGCAGTCACTGCCCGCGACAACGAAGCCGAGCTCGACAAGATCAAGGCCGAAGTCGCCGAACTGGTCAAGGGTTTCCCGCTTTATGCCGAGCGCCGGGCCGAGTACCGGGCGCTGAGCGCGGAGTAAGCCATGCCTGCACCTTTGATCGCCGACCTCGAGGCCCGCGAAATCCTCGACTCCCGCGGCAACCCGACGGTCGAAGTCGACTGCATCCTCTCGGACGGCACAATGGGCCGCGCCTCGGTACCGTCCGGCGCGTCCACCGGTAAATACGAAGCCTGCGAACTGCGGGACGGCGACCCGAAACGCTACCTCGGTCAGGGCGTGCTCAAAGCAGTAAAGAACGTCAACACCACGATCCGGCACCGGCTGGTCGGCATGATTGCCACCAACCAGTACCGCATCGACCAGGCATTGATCGAACTCGACCCGACGTCGAACAAGAGCAAACTCGGGGCCAATGCGATCCTCGGAACCTCGCTGGCTGTGTGCCGCGCGGCGTCGATTACCGCCGGCATCTGCGTCTACCGCTTCCTGGGCGGCGCCGGGACCATGGTGCTGCCGACCCCGCTCCTGAACGTCATCAACGGCGGCGTTCACGCCTCAAACAACCTCGATATCCAGGAATACATGATCGTGCCGGCCGGCTTCACCTCATTCCATGAGGCGTTGCGCGCCGCAGCCGAGACCTATCGTCACTTGAAGAACCTCCTGCACGATGCCGGAAAGCCAACGTCGGTCGGCGATGAGGGCGGCTTTGCTCCGCTGTTCCGCGACCACGAGGAGCCGCTCGAGTACATCGAGCGTGCCGTCACCAAGGCCGGGTACCGCCTCGGCGACCAGATATTCATCGCGCTCGACCCCGCATCAAGTGAGTTCTACCGCAAGGGCCTGTACCACTTCCGCGCCCCGAAACCTCACAGTATGTCTTCCGACGAACTCATCGACCTGTATGAGAGCTGGATCAAGAAATTCCCGATCATATCCATCGAGGACGGGCTGGCCCAGAACGACCGGGCCGGCTGGAAGAAACTCACGAGCCGGCTGGGTAGCAGAATCCAGATCGTCGGTGACGACATCTTCGTAACGAACACCAATCGGCTGCGCCAGGGCATCCGCGACGGCATCGCCAACGCGGTCCTGATCAAGCCTAATCAGGTCGGCACCGTCAGCGAAACACTAGACTGCGTCAAAGTCGCGACCGACTCCGGCTATCGCACCGTCATCTCCCACCGTTCGGGTGAGACCAGCGACCACTTCATCGCCGACCTCGCGGTCGCCGCGAACTCCGGTCAGATCAAGACCGGCGCGCCCTGTCGCAGCGAACGCGTGACCAAGTACAACCGGCTCATCCGCATCGAGGAAGACGACGTTCTTCGCTACGCCGGTCTGCAGACCCTGAAACGATGAACTCCGGCCGGTCACCGCTCCAACGGCTCGTCCGATGGGCGGTGCTGGCGGTATTCGTCGCGTTTGCGTTCTGGTTCCTGGCCGGGCACAACGGGCTGATCAGCATCGGGTTGCGCAAAGCCCGCGAGCGCAGAATCCGGGCCGACATCTCCGAACTGCAGCACCGCATCCAGGACGCGCAGCAGCGCCGGAACTGGCTGGCAAACCCGGACTCGGCCTCGCTGCTCGCCCGCAAGCTGCTGGGCGACAAGCCCGACTCCTCGCAGTCTTCGCACTAGACGCGGAGCAGATTAGCTGCGCAGAGCCGGCTGCCTCAGGCAGCCGGCTCTCTTGTCACCGGTCGGCCGCTATCCGCCACTCGCCGTCGGCAGCATGATCTGGGGCCGGCCGCTTTCCGGATGCCGGGTCACGATTGGCTCCACCCCGTAGACGGAGCGAATCAGCTCGATTGTAATCACCCGCTCCGGCACGTCGCAGGCGACGGCCTTGCCCCGGTCGAGCAACAGGATTCGCGAACAGTAGAGGGCGGCGAGATTCAGGTCGTGTGAAAGGAAGACCACCGTCTTCCCCTGCCGGTTCAGATTCAACAGGATGCGCGCTATGAGTTGCTGGTGGGCGATGTCGAGGTGAGACGTCGCCTCGTCCAACATCAGAATTGCCGGCTCTTGGGCAAGCGCGCGCGCCAGCACGACCCGCTGCCGCTCGCCGGCTGATATCGAATTGATGCGCTTGTCTCGCAGGAAAAGGGCATCGACGAATTCCAGCGCAGAGTTCACCGCCTCGCGGTCATGTCTGCCAGGACTTTGGAACCTTCCCAGATAGGGGTTCCGGCCCATCATTACAACGTCCGAAACGGAGTAGTCGAAAGCGAATGGGTTCTCCTGCAGCACTACTCCAAGCGTCCGCGCCACCTCTCGCCGGCCCAACGCACCCAGGTCCTGGCCTAGAATACGGACCGACCCGCTCGCGGGCCTGAGCAGTCCGGACACGAGTCTGAGCAGCGTAGACTTGCCCGCGCCGTTCGGCCCGATGACGCCGAGAAACTCACCCGACGCGACCTCAAGGTTGAATCCATCGAACAGCAATCGCTCGCCGTACCCGAACGCGAGGCCGGAAAGCTCGATCGCGTTCACAGCCGGCTCCTCAGCAGGTAGATGAAGAACGGCACGCCGACCAGCGCGGTCACGATGGATAGCGGCAACCCGCCGGGAACGATGTTGCGGGCGAGCACATCGGACAAAAGCAGGATGCCTGCGCCCGCGACGAAAGACCCGGGCAGAACCCGTCTGTGCGCCGGCCCGAACAGCATCCTGACCAGATGCGGGACGACCAGACCGACAAAGCTGATTGCTCCGGTGAAGGAAACAACCACTCCGACCAGCACCGAGGAAATGACGAATACTGTCTTGGTGACGCGCTGGGTATCAACCCCAAGCGTTTCCGCCGCCTCCTCGCCGGACGACATGATGTCGAGGGACCGTGACATGGAAAAGAACCAGGCACAGCCGGCGACCGCCAGCACGGCGGCGGCGCCAAACAGCCAGACGGTCTTGCCGGTAAACACCACGCCAAGGTGTCCCATCATCATATAGACTGCTTCGCCGAGCGTGCGTCTGCCCAGTATCATCACCAGCATCACCAAGCTGGAGAACAGGAAGCTCATGATGACACCGGCAAGGACCAGACCGGTGACCGTGACCCGGCCTCGGACTCGCGCCAGGGCGTATACCACAAGCATCGTCACCAGCGCCCCGGCAAAACCGCCGACCGGGGCGAACGCACCGGCCGTCCGGCCGAGCACCAGAGTCAGACTGGCACCCAACGCTGCCCCGCTTGCCACGCCCATCGTGAATGGGTCGGCCAGAGGGTTCTGAAGCAGTCCCTGCAGCGACGCTCCCACGACGGCGAGCACGCCTCCGGCGATGATCCCCAGCGCCAGTCGCAGCAGGCGCAGGTCCATCACCGCGCCGAGATTCGTCCTGGCGAAGCCGCCCGGGCCGACCGCGACTGAAAGAGCCGCTGACGCGACCAGCAGCAGGATTATCCCGACCCAACCCGGCAGCAGGCGCTTCTGCATGACTTACTGCCCGGGATGCAGCAGCTTCGCGAGCAGGACTACACCATCCACAACCCGCGGTCCCGGTCTGAAGAGAAGATCCTCGTCGAGCTTGTCGTAGATACGTCCATGTTTGACCGCGCCAATTCCGCCCCAGCCGACCCGACTCGCAACATCCCTGACGCTCATGTCCGGATGCAGCAGCAGCATGACCTCAGGGTCGGCCTTGAGCACTGCTTCCGGGTCAACGACCGGGTATTCCTGCAGCGAGGAACCGAACACGTTCCTTCCGCCGGCCCGCGCCAGCAACTCGTTGATGAACGTGCCGCCTCCGGCGGTCATCAATGGCGTGCCGGAGATCTCGACGTAGACGCGCGGGGTGTCGGCGAACGCCGGGATCGAGTCGAACCGCTTCCTCATGCTCGCAACGAGGCTGTCGCCCGCTGCCTTCCGGCCGAGCAGTCGGGCAACCGTGTCTATCTCCTTGAATGCGGCAGGGATGTCGGCCGGCCGTGAGACATAGACCGGCAGCTTCATCTCCTTGAGCTTGGCCAGCAATTGCTGATGCATGGGCAGAGTGAGAAAGACAAGCCCGGGTCTGAGCGCGACTATCCGCTCCAGATCCGGGGTCATGAAGTCCCCCACCTTGTAAACGCCCTTCGCCGCTTCCGGGTAATCACACTGGTTCGTGTTGCCGACCAGCACCCCGCCCGCCCCGACCGCATAGATAATCTCGGTCACGCTCGGCACGAGCGAAACCACTCTCAAACCGGAGGCCGCCGCCGGTCTGTGCCCGCACCCGGCGGCAACCAGAACAGCGATGGGGAGAAGCGACCTACTCAGGCTCATGCCGCGGACGATCGGCTTCCGGTTCCGGCATCGCGACACTCGCGAGTCCCGGTTGGTTGACCTTGTTCCCGAATATCAGGTACACCGTGTGCGCGACCATCCGATCCGCCGGTCTGATTCCGGTCGTGCGTACCAGTATTTCGCGCTCCAGAATCTCTTTGACGTGGATTCTCGCAAACCCCTGCATCTCCATCGCTGACACGGTCTTACGTACCTGCTCTACCGTCGGGCTTATCGATACGAGCGTGTGTCCACCCTTGAGGGACTTGTGGGCCGGCGCGACCAGCGTCCAGGGTTCGGGCACATCAAGGAACACGGCATCCATTTCCTTCTGCTCGAATCCCTCCTGCTCCGGGTCCCTGACGAAGAACTCGCAGTACGGGCTGAGTCCGTATTTCTCGACGTTCGCGCGGGCGTTGGCGCTGAACTCAGGCCGCCGTTCGTAGGAATAGACCCTGCCGTCGGGCCGGACGAAGTTCGCGAGATATATAGTAAGCGCGCCCGACCCGGATCCAACTTCAATCACCCGTGCGCCGGGGAATATCGCGGCGGAGACAAGCATGGCCCCGACGTCCTTGGGATAGACGATCGTGGTGGCGCGCCTGACCTTCATCGCCAGGTCCGATAGACCGGGTTTCAGCAGATGGAAGAGGAACCCGAGATGAGTACGGACTGAGTCGCCGAACTCCCGGCCGGCAATCTGATCGAATGGGAGCTGACCCCGGTGGGTCGAGAAGCTGCCCTTCGCCTGAACCGTGACCAGGTAATTCATGCGGTCGGAGTGGTAGAGAATCACGTTGTCGCCGAGTTGTATCATCGTGCCCATTCTAGATTCGCTTCAGGCCAAGTCAAGCGACCGAGGCAAGTGCAGGGCTGAAACAGGAAAGGCTGAAGCAGGGAATCCGGCTTCCATTGCTTCATCCTTCCTGCCTCATCCCTCGTTCTTTGCTCTTTGTGCCTGCGATTCACGGCGCTACGCTTGACAGAAAGGCGCTTTAGGATACGCTTTGGGCGTGACTGTGAACTCCTTTTTCAGAGGAATTACCGAGCGCTTCTCGAACGACATCGCGATTGACCTGGGCACTTCGTCTACCCTTATTTATGTCAAGGGCAAGGGCATCGAGCTGCGCGAGCCGTCCATTGTGACATTCGACGAGATTACCCACGAGGTAGTGGCGGTCGGTACCGAGGCCAAACGGATGCTGGGCCGGACACCCGAGGGAATGCGAGTGATTCGTCCCATGAAGGACGGCGTGATCGCCGACTTCGGAATCGTCGAAATCATGCTGAAGACCTACATCGGCATGGTCCAGCGCAAGAAGCTCTTCGTCCGCCCCCGGGTCATCGTCTGCGTACCTTCGGGTATCACCGAGGTAGAGAAACGCGCCGTACGCGATTCGGTCGAGGCGTCCGGCGCTCGCGAGATCTACCTCGTGTCGGAGCCCATCGCCGCCGCCATCGGCGTCGGCCTGCCGGTTGAAGCGCCGACCGGAAACATGATTATCGACATCGGTGGCGGCACCACCGAGATTGCGGTCGTCGCGCTCTCCGGAGTCGTGAACGCGGCCTCGGTCCGCGTGGCCGGTGACGAGATGGATGATGCCATAGTCAACTACATAAAGAAGAACTACAACCTCATCATCGGCGACCAGACTTCGGAGGCGGTGAAGATTGCCATCGGGTCGGCCTACGCCACCGGCAAAGAAGAGACCATGGAGGTCAAGGGCCGCGACCTGGTCTCCGGGATACCCAAGACCATCCGCATCACCAGTACCAAGGTGCGGGAGTCGCTGGAAGAGCCGATAACGCTGATCGTCGATGCGGTCCGGCTCGCCCTGGAGAAAACCCCGCCGGAGCTGGCGGCCGACATCGTCGACCGCGGCATCTATATGTGCGGCGGCGGCTCGCTGCTGAGAGGAATTGACCTGCTGATCAAGGAAGAGACAAGCCTGCCGGTGTTCGTCGCCGAGAATCCTTTGGAGAGCGTCGTCCGTGGCGCTGGTCGCATTCTGGAGAGTATCAGCGTCAACGAGAAACTCGTACTCCGCGCCAAGTAGCGGTATCCTGAAGATCCGATGATCGAAGCCCGAGCCCTGACAACGGCAGTCGCCCCGCGCGGCTGATCAGGCCTTGTTCAGGCCTAACCTCAATGCCTGGCAGGACCGCGCCGCCCTGCTGGTCGTACTCGTCGGGCTCGGCCTGCTGATTGTTCCCCACCGCCTGCGCATCGCGGTGACGCAACCGTTTCAGGTCGCCGTCCTCGCGCCGCTCCGACTGGGGACGGCGGTGAGCCAGTCGCTGCGCGACACCAGGGCCGAGAATGAACGGCTCTCCCGGCTCGCCGCTCAACTCGCGATGGAGAATGCCCGCCTCGAATCGGCCTCTCAGGCTGCTGGTGCGACGCCGCCGGTCAACGCGGCGCTCATCCGGGCGCGGGTCATCGGCCGGGACCTCATCACATTCGAGCACTGGCTGACTATCAGTCGGGGTACTCTCAACGGCGTCCGGCCCGGCGCCCCGGTTATCACGCCGGACGGAATCTGCGGCATGGTGGTCGCCTGCGGGAAACACCAGTCACTGGTTCAGACCCTGCTGGCGCCTGATTCCCGGGTCGCGGTCCTCAACCGCAGGTCCCGCGTGCCGGCCCTGGCGCGGCCCGACCGCGCCGGCGGACTGGTCCTCGACTATGCGCCCAAGCAATCCGA
The bacterium genome window above contains:
- a CDS encoding tRNA (adenine-N1)-methyltransferase, producing MIQLGDNVILYHSDRMNYLVTVQAKGSFSTHRGQLPFDQIAGREFGDSVRTHLGFLFHLLKPGLSDLAMKVRRATTIVYPKDVGAMLVSAAIFPGARVIEVGSGSGALTIYLANFVRPDGRVYSYERRPEFSANARANVEKYGLSPYCEFFVRDPEQEGFEQKEMDAVFLDVPEPWTLVAPAHKSLKGGHTLVSISPTVEQVRKTVSAMEMQGFARIHVKEILEREILVRTTGIRPADRMVAHTVYLIFGNKVNQPGLASVAMPEPEADRPRHEPE
- a CDS encoding rod shape-determining protein; translated protein: MTVNSFFRGITERFSNDIAIDLGTSSTLIYVKGKGIELREPSIVTFDEITHEVVAVGTEAKRMLGRTPEGMRVIRPMKDGVIADFGIVEIMLKTYIGMVQRKKLFVRPRVIVCVPSGITEVEKRAVRDSVEASGAREIYLVSEPIAAAIGVGLPVEAPTGNMIIDIGGGTTEIAVVALSGVVNAASVRVAGDEMDDAIVNYIKKNYNLIIGDQTSEAVKIAIGSAYATGKEETMEVKGRDLVSGIPKTIRITSTKVRESLEEPITLIVDAVRLALEKTPPELAADIVDRGIYMCGGGSLLRGIDLLIKEETSLPVFVAENPLESVVRGAGRILESISVNEKLVLRAK
- a CDS encoding iron ABC transporter permease encodes the protein MQKRLLPGWVGIILLLVASAALSVAVGPGGFARTNLGAVMDLRLLRLALGIIAGGVLAVVGASLQGLLQNPLADPFTMGVASGAALGASLTLVLGRTAGAFAPVGGFAGALVTMLVVYALARVRGRVTVTGLVLAGVIMSFLFSSLVMLVMILGRRTLGEAVYMMMGHLGVVFTGKTVWLFGAAAVLAVAGCAWFFSMSRSLDIMSSGEEAAETLGVDTQRVTKTVFVISSVLVGVVVSFTGAISFVGLVVPHLVRMLFGPAHRRVLPGSFVAGAGILLLSDVLARNIVPGGLPLSIVTALVGVPFFIYLLRSRL
- a CDS encoding cobalamin-binding protein, whose amino-acid sequence is MSLSRSLLPIAVLVAAGCGHRPAAASGLRVVSLVPSVTEIIYAVGAGGVLVGNTNQCDYPEAAKGVYKVGDFMTPDLERIVALRPGLVFLTLPMHQQLLAKLKEMKLPVYVSRPADIPAAFKEIDTVARLLGRKAAGDSLVASMRKRFDSIPAFADTPRVYVEISGTPLMTAGGGTFINELLARAGGRNVFGSSLQEYPVVDPEAVLKADPEVMLLLHPDMSVRDVASRVGWGGIGAVKHGRIYDKLDEDLLFRPGPRVVDGVVLLAKLLHPGQ
- a CDS encoding ABC transporter ATP-binding protein, which produces MNAIELSGLAFGYGERLLFDGFNLEVASGEFLGVIGPNGAGKSTLLRLVSGLLRPASGSVRILGQDLGALGRREVARTLGVVLQENPFAFDYSVSDVVMMGRNPYLGRFQSPGRHDREAVNSALEFVDALFLRDKRINSISAGERQRVVLARALAQEPAILMLDEATSHLDIAHQQLIARILLNLNRQGKTVVFLSHDLNLAALYCSRILLLDRGKAVACDVPERVITIELIRSVYGVEPIVTRHPESGRPQIMLPTASGG
- the mreC gene encoding rod shape-determining protein MreC, translated to MFRPNLNAWQDRAALLVVLVGLGLLIVPHRLRIAVTQPFQVAVLAPLRLGTAVSQSLRDTRAENERLSRLAAQLAMENARLESASQAAGATPPVNAALIRARVIGRDLITFEHWLTISRGTLNGVRPGAPVITPDGICGMVVACGKHQSLVQTLLAPDSRVAVLNRRSRVPALARPDRAGGLVLDYAPKQSDFRPGDTLVTAGLGTVFPKGLMLGEVIAVPDRPEALFKPVTVRPFVDISRIEQVFVISLPAGALPDTGTGWLENTSRPEVSIPDQSGE
- the glyA gene encoding serine hydroxymethyltransferase, which gives rise to MKSDLLAKTDPEVFEAISKETSREHNNLELIASENFCSEAVLAALGSVLTNKYAEGYPGKRYYGGCKWVDVAENLAIARVKQLFGCDHANVQPHSGTSANIAAYLTLAKPGDTILGLNLSHGGHLSHGHPLNFSGRYFKVVPYMVDKQTETLDYAAIRALALEHKPRVIVSGASAYPRTIDFGKFQEIADEVGAAQLADIAHIAGLVVTGLHPSPVPYADIVSTTTHKTLRGPRGAIVMCKEKYAEDLDKMVFPGTQGGPLEHCIAAKAVAFKEALSDDFKAYQKQVLANAKALAEAMTACGFRIVSGGTDNHLMMVDLRPKQITGRDAERVLGKVRVTVNRNTIPYDPEKPFIASGIRLGTPALTTRGMKEPEMKTIAGIIDRAVTARDNEAELDKIKAEVAELVKGFPLYAERRAEYRALSAE
- the eno gene encoding phosphopyruvate hydratase, producing MPAPLIADLEAREILDSRGNPTVEVDCILSDGTMGRASVPSGASTGKYEACELRDGDPKRYLGQGVLKAVKNVNTTIRHRLVGMIATNQYRIDQALIELDPTSNKSKLGANAILGTSLAVCRAASITAGICVYRFLGGAGTMVLPTPLLNVINGGVHASNNLDIQEYMIVPAGFTSFHEALRAAAETYRHLKNLLHDAGKPTSVGDEGGFAPLFRDHEEPLEYIERAVTKAGYRLGDQIFIALDPASSEFYRKGLYHFRAPKPHSMSSDELIDLYESWIKKFPIISIEDGLAQNDRAGWKKLTSRLGSRIQIVGDDIFVTNTNRLRQGIRDGIANAVLIKPNQVGTVSETLDCVKVATDSGYRTVISHRSGETSDHFIADLAVAANSGQIKTGAPCRSERVTKYNRLIRIEEDDVLRYAGLQTLKR